ACAGAAACTCGACCGCAAGGGCGACCTGCTGTCTACCCTAAATCAGCACGTCAACTTTGTCGCCTTGGCAGCAGAAATCGACCACATCGCCCCACGTCCAGGTGACAAGCGAGGAGGTCGCCCGCCATACCCCACGGAACTGATGGTACGGATCCTGGTATTGCAACACCTTTACAACCTGTCGGACGAGGCATTGGAATACCAATTACTTGACCGACTGTCGTTCCAACGCTTCTGTGGTCTGCGGCATTCCAGCACGATCCCGGATGCCAACACCTTGTGGGTATTCCGTGAGCGGGTCAGTGCGGCAGGTGGTGCGGATGCGCTGTTTGATGCCGTCCAACGGCAATTACAACAACACGGTTTTATTGCCCGTGGTGGTCAAATCGTCGATGCCACGCTGGTGGAAGCCCCTAAACAACATTTCCACAAAGAAGAAAAAGCGCTGTTGGAACAAGCGGCAACCCCCGCTGGCTGGACACCTGCCCAACGTCGCCAAAAGGATACGGAAGCAAGCTGGACGAAAAAACACGGCAAAAGCTACCACGGCTACAAACTCAGTATCAGTGCCGACCGGAAATACAAACTCATCCGCAAACGCCACATCAGCACTGCCAAAGAACATGACACCAACCATTTTGAAGCGGTGCTTGACCGAGCCAACACCAGCCGTGACGTATGGGCGGACAAAGGTTACGAAGACCAATCCCGTGAACAACGCCTCAACCAAAGTAGCTGGCGGTTACACATCCAGCACAAAGCCAAGAAAGGCAAGCCGCAATCCGACTGCCAGAAGCGCCGCAACACCCGCATCGCCAGACCCCGCGCACGGGTTGAGCATGTGTTTGGGTCAATCTGTGCAATGGGTGGTAAAGCCATCCGCACCATTGGGTTGGCGCGGGCAGTATTCGGCCTCAGTATCAAGGCTGCCGTATACAACCTGCGGCGGCTCTGTTCGCTCAAAGAGGGCGGAGTTGTACCCATTTGAC
The DNA window shown above is from Candidatus Thiothrix sulfatifontis and carries:
- a CDS encoding IS5 family transposase; this translates as MPKKSAIKTSLFAAEEREQKLDRKGDLLSTLNQHVNFVALAAEIDHIAPRPGDKRGGRPPYPTELMVRILVLQHLYNLSDEALEYQLLDRLSFQRFCGLRHSSTIPDANTLWVFRERVSAAGGADALFDAVQRQLQQHGFIARGGQIVDATLVEAPKQHFHKEEKALLEQAATPAGWTPAQRRQKDTEASWTKKHGKSYHGYKLSISADRKYKLIRKRHISTAKEHDTNHFEAVLDRANTSRDVWADKGYEDQSREQRLNQSSWRLHIQHKAKKGKPQSDCQKRRNTRIARPRARVEHVFGSICAMGGKAIRTIGLARAVFGLSIKAAVYNLRRLCSLKEGGVVPI